TTGTCGAACAGTTCGATCAAGGTGGTCTTGGCCACTTCGTCCTTGTACTTGCTGTCCACCTGCATCAGGCGGATCAGCAGATCCATCGCCTCGGCGTTGTTCTCCCTTAATACGTGATGAAGCGCCAACAGGTGCAACGCGTTCGGATCTTTCGGGTCCTGCTCCAGGGCCATCTCCAGATCCTTGATTGGCGGAAGCTCGGCAGACTGCTTGAGGAACTTCACCCGTGCCGCCAGTTGCTTGGCCTGGTGCTGCAATTTCTCCTCGGGCGGCAGACTCTCGAGCACTTGTTCCGCGGTTTCCAGGTCTCCGGTCTCAGCTTTCAGCTGGGCGAGGTCGATCAATACCTGGAGGTTCTCAGGATCCTTACGGTTGAGCTCGGACAGAATGGCAAGAGCCCCGTCCACGTCGCCCTCTTCCCAGATGCGACGGGCCTTGTCGTGCGGATCCTCCTGCGGGGCCTGGACGTGTTTGTCCAGCACTTTGCGAATCTCGTTCTCCGGCAGGGCACCATTGAAACCGTCCACGGCCTGGCCGTCTTTCACCAGGATCACGGTGGGCAGGCTGCGCACGCCAAGGCTGGCGGTCAGCTGCTCCTGCTCATCCGCGTTCACCTTCGCCAGCATGAACCCGCCCTGGTATTCGTTGGCCAGCTTCTCCAGCAATGGCATCAACTGTTTGCAGGGGGCACACCACTCGGCCCAGACATCCACCAGGATGGGCGTACTGGAAGAGGCTTCCATGACCTTCTGCTGGAAGTTTTCCATGGTCGCTTCGAAGATGTAGGGGGAGTTGCTCATGCCTGGCACCTGAAATTGTCGAAAGTTGTCGAGAGATCTTGAGATAAACAGGGCACCGTCCCTGAATCTCTGCGAATTGTCTGAGGACATGGGGCCGGCCCTGCAGAAATCAAGGCTTTGGAGACAAAACCCAACTCCTTGAAATTACCGTATCTGGCGTTACATAGGCTACAGAGACAGCCGACACAGACAGGACCTCGGGCCCACGTCTTACCCGGCCCGGCGTAACGTACAACCTTTCCGGATGGACAGTTCACGGCATGAATGACGACACCCGCAACGATTCGTTTGAAGAGTTCGAAGAGGATGTGACCGAATACATTGGCAGGGACGAGCACAGCAAGGGCCTGGCGCTGCCCCAGCAATTGATGCCCCGGCGCATGTACGTGCTGCCGGTGTCCAATCGTCCCTTCTTCCCGGCCCAGGTCCAGCCTGTGATGGTGAACCAGAACCCCTGGCACGAGACCCTGAAGCGGGTCGGGGAAACCGATCACAAGGTACTGGGCATCTGCTTTGTGGAAGAACCGGAAGCCGAGGAAGGCGTGCCCGCCAGCGACCAGCTGGAAACCATGGGCTGTGCCGTGCGGGTGCATCACGCCCAGAGCCAGGACGGCAAGGTTCAGTTCATTGCCCAGGGCCTGCAGCGCTTCCGAATTACCCAGTGGCTCCGTCGCAAGCCCCCCTACCTGGTGGAGGTGGAGTACCCGACCGAGCCCGAAGAAGAAGCCGACGAACTGAAGGCCTATACCCTGGCCATCATCAGCGCCATCAAGGAGCTGTTGCGATCCAACCCCCTGTACGGCGAGGAAGTGAAGCAATACCTGTCCCGGTTCGGGCCGGACGATAGCTCGCCCCTGGCCGATTTTGGCGCTTCCATGACCAGCGCCCCGGGTCACGAACTGCAGGACGTGCTCGACACCGTCCCGCTGCTGCGCCGCATGGAAAAAGTGCTTCTGCTGATGCGCAAGGAACAGGAGGTGGCCCGCCTGCAGTCGGAAATCAGCGAAGAGGTCAACGCCAAGGTGCAGAAGCACCAGCGGGAGTTTTTCCTCAAGGAACAGCTCAAGGTCATCCAGCGCGAGCTGGGCATGGCCAAGGACGACAAGACCGCCGACGTGGAGCGCTTCGAGCAGCGCATGGCAGAACGCCATCCACCGGAAGCGGTGCAGGAACGTTTCAGGGACGAGCTAGAGAAGTTGCAGGTTCTGGAGCAGGGCTCGCCCGAGTACGGCGTTACCCGCAACTACCTGGACTGGCTGACCCAGGTACCCTGGGGCCTTCACTCCGAGGACCACTTCGACCTGGCCGAGGCCCGCAGGATTCTCGACCGCGACCACGACGGCCTGGACGACGTCAAGGATCGCATCGTGGAGTTCCTGGCCGAGGGCACCTTCAAGAAAGAAGTGAGCGGTTCCATTCTGTTGTTGGTGGGCCCGCCAGGCGTGGGCAAAACCTCCATCGGCCATTCCGTGGCCGATGCCCTCGGGCGGGAGTTTTACCGCTTCAGCGTCGGCGGCATGCGCGACGAGGCCGAGATCAAGGGCCATCGCCGCACTTACATCGGTGCCATGCCGGGCAAGTTCGTGCAGGCCCTGAAGGATTCGAAGGTAGCCAACCCCGTGATCATGCTCGATGAAATCGACAAGATCGGCGCCTCGTTCCAGGGCGATCCGGCCTCGGCCCTGCTGGAAACCCTGGACCCGGAGCAGAACCGGGATTTCCTCGACCACTACCTGGATGTTCGCATGGACCTGTCCAAGGTGCTGTTCATCTGCACCGCGAACCAGCTCGACACCATTCCCCGGCCGCTGCTGGATCGAATGGATGTGATCCGCCTGTCCGGCTACATTTCCGAGGAAAAACTGGCCATTGCCAAGCACCACCTGTTGCCCCGGCTATTGAAGCGAGCTGGGCTGCTCAAAAAGCAGTTCAACATCACCGATGCCGCCATCCGGCAAGTGATCGAGGGGTATGCCCGTGAGGCTGGCGTGCGCAACCTGGAAAAGCTGCTGCACAAGATCCTGCGCAAGGGCATCGTCAAGCTTCTGGAGCATCCGGACCAGCCGGTCAAGGTGGGCGTCAACGATCTGCCCGAATACCTCGGGCAGCCGGCGTTCCGGAAAGAGAAGTCGTTGAAAGGCGTTGGTGTGGTAACCGGTCTGGCCTGGACCGCCATGGGCGGGGCCACCCTGAGCATCGAGGCGTCCCGGATCCACAGCAGCCAGCGCGGCTTCAAGCTCACCGGCCAGCTCGGCGACGTGATGAAGGAATCCGCGGAGATTGCCTACAGCTTCGTGTCCTCAAACCTGAAACGCTTCAAGGGTGACCCCACGTTCTTCGATAAGTCCTTCGTGCACCTGCACGTTCCCGAGGGGGCTACCCCCAAGGATGGCCCCAGCGCCGGCGTGACCATGGCCACTGCGCTCTTGTCCATTGCCCGTCGGGAAGCCCCACAGCAAAACATTGCCATGACCGGCGAGCTGACCCTCACCGGCCAGGTGCTGCCCGTGGGCGGGATTCGTGAAAAAGTCATTGCCGCCCGGCGGCAGAGGATCAGCAACCTGATCCTGCCGGAGGCCAATCGGGGCGATTACGAGGAACTGCCGGACTACCTGAAGGAAGGACTGGTGGTGAACTTCGCCAAGCAATACAGCGATGTCTTTCAGGTGTGTTTTGGCAACAAACCGAGAAAGGGGTCTTCGGTGCATTAGCCGTGGAAGCTTGTCGGATTACGCTTCGCTAATCCGACCTACGGGGTTGAGGTGGTGGACTGGTAGGTCGGATTAGACTTAAAGGGTCGTAATCCGACACCCCGGTTCAGCCCTTTTCCTTCCAGCCATCATCGTTCAACACTGACCCTACCGTCAGCACCGGCGAGGCATCGATGTCATCCGCATCCATCATGTTCGCCACCCGCTGCAGCGAGGCCAGGATCATGGTCTGCTCCCACTCCGCCAGGCTCTGGAACTTCTGGATGAAATCTTCCTGCAACGGATTCGGGGCCCGAGACAGCAATTCGGCGCCTTCATCAGTCAGATGCGCGTGCACCTTGCGTTTATCCCGGGTACTGCGCACCCGATACACCAGTTTGCGATGTTCCAGGCGATCCAGAATCGTGGTAACAGTCGCCTGGCTGAGGCTGACTTTTTCAGCAATCGTGCCGATAGTGACCTCGCCCAGGTCCCGGATGGTTCGCATGATCAGCAACTGCGGACCAGTCAGGCCCGCGTATTTGCTCAGACGCTTGGAATGCAGGTCCGTGGCCCGGATCACGCGCCGCAGCGCCACCAGCACATCTTCGTAACTGTTCAAGTCATTACTCCGAGTCGGTTTTCGCCAATTCTTTATACCCCTAACTATTAGAGGTCTTTGCACCCGGAAAAGCAAGTCGGGGACTGTGCCTGCATTTTTTCCGTCAGCCACTATGCTAAGGTCACGCCTCTGCTCAATT
The nucleotide sequence above comes from Marinobacter gudaonensis. Encoded proteins:
- the trxA gene encoding thioredoxin, whose protein sequence is MSNSPYIFEATMENFQQKVMEASSSTPILVDVWAEWCAPCKQLMPLLEKLANEYQGGFMLAKVNADEQEQLTASLGVRSLPTVILVKDGQAVDGFNGALPENEIRKVLDKHVQAPQEDPHDKARRIWEEGDVDGALAILSELNRKDPENLQVLIDLAQLKAETGDLETAEQVLESLPPEEKLQHQAKQLAARVKFLKQSAELPPIKDLEMALEQDPKDPNALHLLALHHVLRENNAEAMDLLIRLMQVDSKYKDEVAKTTLIELFDKLGNNNPDVRTYRRKLYTLMH
- the lon gene encoding endopeptidase La, coding for MNDDTRNDSFEEFEEDVTEYIGRDEHSKGLALPQQLMPRRMYVLPVSNRPFFPAQVQPVMVNQNPWHETLKRVGETDHKVLGICFVEEPEAEEGVPASDQLETMGCAVRVHHAQSQDGKVQFIAQGLQRFRITQWLRRKPPYLVEVEYPTEPEEEADELKAYTLAIISAIKELLRSNPLYGEEVKQYLSRFGPDDSSPLADFGASMTSAPGHELQDVLDTVPLLRRMEKVLLLMRKEQEVARLQSEISEEVNAKVQKHQREFFLKEQLKVIQRELGMAKDDKTADVERFEQRMAERHPPEAVQERFRDELEKLQVLEQGSPEYGVTRNYLDWLTQVPWGLHSEDHFDLAEARRILDRDHDGLDDVKDRIVEFLAEGTFKKEVSGSILLLVGPPGVGKTSIGHSVADALGREFYRFSVGGMRDEAEIKGHRRTYIGAMPGKFVQALKDSKVANPVIMLDEIDKIGASFQGDPASALLETLDPEQNRDFLDHYLDVRMDLSKVLFICTANQLDTIPRPLLDRMDVIRLSGYISEEKLAIAKHHLLPRLLKRAGLLKKQFNITDAAIRQVIEGYAREAGVRNLEKLLHKILRKGIVKLLEHPDQPVKVGVNDLPEYLGQPAFRKEKSLKGVGVVTGLAWTAMGGATLSIEASRIHSSQRGFKLTGQLGDVMKESAEIAYSFVSSNLKRFKGDPTFFDKSFVHLHVPEGATPKDGPSAGVTMATALLSIARREAPQQNIAMTGELTLTGQVLPVGGIREKVIAARRQRISNLILPEANRGDYEELPDYLKEGLVVNFAKQYSDVFQVCFGNKPRKGSSVH
- a CDS encoding MarR family winged helix-turn-helix transcriptional regulator; the protein is MNSYEDVLVALRRVIRATDLHSKRLSKYAGLTGPQLLIMRTIRDLGEVTIGTIAEKVSLSQATVTTILDRLEHRKLVYRVRSTRDKRKVHAHLTDEGAELLSRAPNPLQEDFIQKFQSLAEWEQTMILASLQRVANMMDADDIDASPVLTVGSVLNDDGWKEKG